In bacterium YEK0313, one genomic interval encodes:
- the ptsI gene encoding Phosphoenolpyruvate-protein phosphotransferase has product MPIRAAFGGPRLLLRRLREVMAEQISAQERLDKIVVLIAANMVAEVCSVYVLRVDGTLELYATQGLNREAVHLTVMRAGEGLVGLVAQTADPLNLSDAQDHPQYSYKPETGEEIFHSFLGVPILRGGNTLGVLVVQNRAHRKYEEDEIEALQTTSMVLAEMIASGELSALAPPGQEPAARRPLRLGGEPLADGVGLGYVVLHEPRILVKQLIADDPNREMARLDQAVEAIRAAIDDMLETEDVARGGEHKDILEAYRMFAHDRGFMRRMKEAIGTGITAEAAVERVQSDNRARMMRQTDPYLRERLHDLDDLAMRILRQLTGSDHPAACADLPDNAIVVARHMGPASLLDYDRTRLRGLVLEEGGATSHVAIVARALGIPTVGQVENATSLADPGDAIIIDGATGEVQLRPTSDVENAYAEKVRFRARRQAQYQAIRNKPAVTRDGVEIRLLLNAGLFVDLPFLDETGASGIGLFRTELQFMVANALPRVAEQLDLYRKVLDAAGDRPVTFRTLDIGGDKVLPYMEVIQEENPALGWRAIRLGLDRPGLLRSQVRAMLRAGAGREVRIMFPMIAAVEEFDEAKAIVERELTHLRRHDHRMPDRVQIGAMVEVPALLFQLDELLPRVDFLSVGSNDLVQFMFAVDRGNNRVANRFDVLSPPILRALRSLAAKGREHGKPVTLCGELASRPLEAMVLAGLGYRSLSLSPAAMGPVKSMLLELDLGRLEAVLTKLIDEPKQGVSIRDKLMEFVEAEGVTL; this is encoded by the coding sequence ATGCCGATTCGTGCCGCCTTCGGTGGTCCGCGCCTTCTGCTCCGTCGCCTGCGCGAGGTGATGGCCGAGCAGATTTCCGCGCAGGAGCGCCTCGATAAGATCGTCGTGCTGATCGCGGCCAATATGGTGGCCGAGGTCTGCTCGGTCTATGTCCTGCGCGTCGACGGCACGCTCGAACTCTATGCCACCCAGGGCCTCAACCGCGAGGCGGTGCACCTGACCGTCATGCGGGCCGGGGAAGGTCTCGTCGGCCTCGTCGCCCAGACCGCCGACCCGCTCAATCTCTCCGACGCGCAGGACCATCCGCAATATTCCTACAAGCCGGAGACGGGCGAAGAGATCTTCCACTCCTTCCTCGGCGTGCCGATCCTGCGCGGCGGCAATACGCTCGGCGTGCTCGTGGTGCAGAACCGCGCGCACCGCAAATACGAGGAAGACGAGATCGAGGCGCTGCAGACGACCTCGATGGTGCTGGCCGAGATGATCGCCTCGGGCGAGCTCTCCGCGCTCGCCCCGCCTGGCCAGGAGCCCGCGGCGCGCCGGCCGCTGCGGCTCGGCGGCGAGCCGCTCGCCGATGGCGTCGGCCTCGGCTATGTCGTGCTGCACGAGCCGCGCATCCTGGTGAAGCAGCTCATCGCGGACGATCCGAACCGCGAGATGGCGCGCCTCGACCAGGCGGTCGAGGCCATCCGCGCGGCGATCGACGACATGCTCGAGACCGAGGACGTCGCCCGCGGCGGCGAGCACAAGGACATCCTCGAGGCCTACCGGATGTTCGCGCACGACCGCGGCTTCATGCGGCGCATGAAGGAGGCGATCGGCACGGGCATCACCGCGGAGGCGGCGGTCGAGCGCGTCCAGTCCGACAACCGGGCGCGCATGATGCGCCAGACCGATCCCTACCTGCGCGAGCGGCTGCACGATCTCGACGATCTTGCCATGCGCATCCTGCGCCAGCTCACCGGCAGCGACCATCCGGCCGCCTGCGCCGACCTGCCCGACAATGCCATCGTGGTGGCCCGCCATATGGGCCCGGCCTCGCTGCTCGACTACGACCGTACGCGGCTGCGCGGCCTTGTGCTCGAGGAGGGCGGGGCGACCAGCCACGTCGCGATCGTCGCGCGGGCGCTCGGCATTCCCACCGTCGGTCAGGTGGAGAATGCCACCAGCCTGGCCGATCCGGGCGATGCCATCATCATCGACGGCGCTACCGGCGAGGTGCAGCTCAGGCCGACCAGCGACGTCGAGAACGCCTATGCCGAGAAGGTGCGCTTCCGCGCCCGGCGGCAGGCGCAATATCAGGCGATCCGCAACAAGCCGGCCGTGACCAGGGACGGCGTCGAGATCCGCCTGCTGCTGAATGCGGGCCTGTTCGTCGACCTGCCGTTCCTCGACGAGACGGGCGCCTCGGGCATCGGCCTGTTCCGCACCGAGCTGCAGTTCATGGTGGCCAATGCCCTGCCGCGCGTCGCCGAGCAATTGGACCTCTATCGCAAGGTGCTGGACGCCGCCGGCGACCGCCCCGTGACCTTCCGCACCCTCGATATCGGCGGCGACAAGGTGCTGCCCTATATGGAGGTGATTCAGGAGGAGAACCCGGCGCTCGGCTGGCGGGCGATCCGGCTCGGCCTCGACCGTCCGGGCCTGCTGCGCAGCCAGGTGCGTGCCATGCTGCGCGCCGGCGCCGGCCGGGAGGTCAGGATCATGTTCCCGATGATCGCGGCGGTCGAGGAGTTCGACGAGGCGAAAGCCATCGTCGAGCGCGAGCTGACCCACCTGCGCCGGCACGATCACCGCATGCCCGACCGGGTCCAGATCGGCGCCATGGTCGAGGTGCCGGCCCTGCTGTTCCAGCTCGACGAGCTGCTGCCGCGGGTCGACTTCCTGTCGGTCGGATCCAACGACCTCGTCCAGTTCATGTTCGCCGTCGACCGCGGCAACAACCGCGTCGCCAACCGGTTCGACGTCCTGTCGCCGCCGATCCTCAGGGCACTGCGGTCGCTGGCGGCCAAGGGCCGGGAACACGGCAAGCCGGTGACGCTGTGCGGCGAGCTCGCCTCGCGGCCGCTCGAGGCCATGGTGCTCGCCGGGCTCGGCTATCGCTCGCTGTCGCTGTCGCCGGCAGCCATGGGACCGGTCAAGTCCATGCTGCTCGAGCTCGATCTCGGGCGTCTGGAGGCCGTGCTGACCAAGCTCATCGACGAGCCCAAGCAGGGGGTTTCGATCCGCGACAAGCTGATGGAGTTCGTCGAGGCCGAGGGCGTGACGCTCTGA
- the ubiI gene encoding 2-octaprenylphenol hydroxylase, producing the protein MNTAASTDRAPSASRADIVIAGAGLAGLSLAAALKTSLGADLAVVIVDPAAARPPVDDGRASSFVAAARRLLETVGAWSEIAPDAQPIVDMVVTDSRTLDVVRPVFLTFDGDVAPGEAFAHMAPNTTVARALRGRAEALGVQFRAARVTALETTPGAAAVILDDGSRIDASLIAACDGGRSPLRDMAGLRTVGWDYGQSGIVCTVAHEYDHGGRAEEHFLPAGPFAILPMTGRRSSIVWTEETARAERLCALPKVLFQDELETRFGLKLGTIEVVDQPRAYPLGLKVARGFVAERLALVGDAAHVIHPIAGQGINMGFRDVAALAECIVDAARLGLDPGGPDVLARYQRWRRFDTVVMGAATDGLNRLFSNASDPLRFVRDLGLGLVDRMPGLKRFFIRQAAGLGGEVPRLLKGEAL; encoded by the coding sequence ATGAACACCGCCGCCAGCACCGATCGCGCCCCCTCGGCCTCGCGCGCCGATATCGTGATTGCCGGCGCCGGCCTTGCCGGCCTCTCGCTCGCAGCCGCGCTGAAAACGAGCCTCGGGGCCGATCTCGCCGTCGTCATCGTCGACCCGGCCGCGGCAAGGCCGCCCGTCGACGACGGCCGTGCCTCCTCGTTCGTCGCCGCCGCGCGCCGGCTGCTCGAGACCGTCGGCGCCTGGAGCGAGATCGCGCCGGACGCCCAGCCGATCGTCGACATGGTGGTGACCGACAGCCGGACGCTCGACGTCGTCCGCCCGGTCTTCCTCACCTTCGACGGCGATGTCGCGCCCGGCGAAGCCTTTGCCCATATGGCGCCCAACACGACGGTGGCGCGCGCCCTGCGCGGCCGCGCCGAGGCACTCGGCGTCCAGTTCCGCGCCGCCCGCGTCACCGCCCTCGAGACGACGCCCGGCGCCGCCGCCGTCATTCTCGACGACGGCTCCCGCATCGACGCGAGCCTCATCGCCGCCTGCGACGGCGGCCGCTCGCCGCTGCGCGACATGGCCGGCCTCCGCACGGTCGGCTGGGACTATGGCCAGTCGGGCATCGTCTGCACGGTGGCCCATGAATACGACCATGGCGGCCGCGCCGAGGAGCATTTCCTGCCGGCAGGTCCCTTCGCCATCCTGCCGATGACCGGCCGCCGCTCCTCCATCGTCTGGACCGAGGAGACGGCCCGCGCCGAGCGGCTCTGCGCCCTGCCGAAAGTGCTGTTCCAGGACGAGCTGGAAACCCGCTTCGGCCTGAAGCTCGGCACGATCGAAGTCGTCGACCAGCCCAGGGCCTATCCGCTCGGCCTGAAGGTCGCCCGCGGCTTCGTCGCCGAGCGGCTGGCCCTCGTCGGCGACGCCGCCCATGTCATTCACCCGATCGCCGGCCAGGGCATCAATATGGGCTTCCGCGACGTCGCGGCGCTCGCCGAGTGCATCGTCGACGCCGCCCGGCTCGGGCTCGACCCGGGCGGGCCGGACGTGCTGGCCCGCTATCAGCGCTGGCGGCGCTTCGACACGGTCGTCATGGGCGCCGCCACCGACGGGCTCAACCGGCTGTTCTCCAATGCCTCCGATCCCTTGCGCTTCGTGCGCGATCTGGGGCTCGGCCTGGTCGACCGCATGCCGGGCCTCAAGCGTTTCTTCATCCGCCAGGCCGCCGGCCTCGGCGGCGAGGTGCCGCGCCTTCTGAAAGGCGAGGCGCTCTAG
- the prmC_1 gene encoding Release factor glutamine methyltransferase: MRAARRVLARAFAAGGIDEAELDARVLVRHATGLDPALPGAASDRALGAEAAKRIEGLAGRRLAGEPVARILGRREFHGHDFVLNTACLVPRPDTETVVEAALERLPGDRAARVLDLGTGPGTILLALLAERPAAQGLGLDRSAEALEAARLNAATLGLGARASFAESDWGAAAEGRFDLVVSNPPYIPSATCDALAREVREHDPRLALDGGPDGLDAYRAILAAAPGLLAGGGHVVLELGIGQAAAVAAIARAHGFGVAGLRSDLAGVPRALVLRQA; the protein is encoded by the coding sequence GTGCGCGCCGCGCGCCGGGTCCTCGCCCGGGCCTTCGCCGCCGGCGGTATCGACGAGGCCGAGCTCGACGCCCGCGTGCTGGTGCGCCATGCGACCGGCCTCGACCCGGCCCTGCCGGGCGCGGCTTCCGACCGGGCGCTCGGCGCCGAGGCCGCGAAGCGCATCGAAGGCCTTGCCGGACGCCGGCTGGCGGGCGAGCCGGTGGCGCGCATTCTCGGCCGACGCGAATTCCACGGCCATGACTTCGTGCTGAACACGGCCTGCCTGGTGCCGCGGCCGGATACCGAAACCGTGGTCGAGGCGGCGCTCGAGCGGCTTCCCGGCGACCGCGCGGCGCGCGTGCTCGATCTCGGCACCGGGCCCGGCACCATCCTTCTCGCCCTGCTCGCCGAGCGGCCGGCCGCCCAAGGGCTCGGCCTCGACCGTTCTGCGGAGGCGCTGGAGGCGGCCCGGCTCAACGCGGCGACGCTGGGCCTCGGGGCGCGCGCCAGCTTCGCGGAAAGCGATTGGGGCGCGGCGGCCGAGGGACGCTTCGACCTCGTCGTTTCCAATCCGCCCTATATTCCCTCGGCGACCTGCGACGCCCTCGCGCGTGAGGTGCGCGAGCACGATCCGCGCCTGGCCCTCGATGGCGGACCGGACGGTCTCGATGCCTATCGCGCCATTCTCGCAGCCGCGCCCGGCCTCCTGGCGGGCGGCGGTCACGTCGTCCTGGAACTCGGCATCGGCCAGGCGGCGGCCGTCGCCGCCATTGCCCGCGCCCATGGCTTCGGCGTCGCGGGCCTCAGGTCCGATCTTGCCGGCGTGCCGCGCGCGCTGGTGCTGCGCCAGGCCTGA
- the efeU gene encoding Ferrous iron permease EfeU precursor yields MNAWSIALQSGAILLREGLEALLVVAALAAFLRRAGAADRLAMLYSGALAAILASLAAAYIFETWFGGVHDDTVEGVVMLAAAALLFYASGWLFLRQDPRRWQADLNAAAGRAVAAGSALSFALLAFLAVFREGAETALFLHALAKSSGGWSLALLAGLAGAAALLAVLFAVMQLIAFRLPLRPLFLLTSLFLFAMGLRFVASAVQEFQEQAYVDVHPAVVPQWVVDYGLNNGSWEAIGAQIALIVAALAGMAIAAIGSRSPGRA; encoded by the coding sequence ATGAACGCCTGGTCGATCGCACTGCAGAGCGGCGCCATCCTGTTGCGCGAGGGGCTGGAAGCTCTGCTCGTGGTGGCGGCGCTCGCCGCCTTCCTGCGCCGGGCCGGTGCCGCCGACCGGCTTGCCATGCTCTATTCCGGCGCGCTCGCGGCCATTCTCGCGAGCCTGGCCGCGGCCTATATTTTCGAGACCTGGTTCGGCGGCGTCCATGACGACACCGTCGAGGGCGTGGTCATGCTGGCCGCCGCGGCCCTGCTCTTCTATGCGAGCGGCTGGCTGTTCCTGCGGCAGGATCCGCGACGCTGGCAGGCCGATCTCAATGCGGCGGCGGGCCGGGCGGTCGCGGCCGGCTCGGCGCTCTCCTTCGCCCTGCTCGCTTTCCTCGCGGTGTTCCGCGAGGGGGCGGAGACCGCGCTGTTCCTGCATGCGCTGGCCAAGAGCTCGGGTGGCTGGAGCCTTGCCCTTCTCGCCGGGCTTGCCGGCGCCGCGGCGCTCCTCGCGGTGCTCTTCGCGGTCATGCAGCTCATCGCCTTCCGGCTGCCGCTGCGGCCGCTGTTCCTTCTCACCTCGCTGTTCCTGTTCGCCATGGGCCTGCGGTTCGTCGCCAGCGCCGTGCAGGAGTTCCAGGAGCAGGCCTATGTCGACGTTCATCCGGCGGTCGTGCCGCAATGGGTCGTCGACTACGGGCTCAACAACGGCTCCTGGGAGGCGATCGGTGCGCAAATCGCCCTTATCGTCGCCGCGCTCGCCGGCATGGCGATCGCCGCGATCGGCAGCCGCAGCCCGGGCCGGGCATGA
- a CDS encoding Lactonase, 7-bladed beta-propeller, which translates to MKRSLLGLALTLLVATGALAQGNYIIVANDEKTFFEANGTRNGEPGKDTVTIVDISRPLNPRIVTSLPLINSVFGPPTNLQITPDGRLALVANPVVMNQDGANWRAAPDNRLHVIDLTANPPKLVETITVGRQPSGMAISRRGDLALVANRNGKSVSVLTISGTTVRQIAEIPMEDEVAAVAITPDGRRAFVAKNAAHKVAVLAIDGTTVTYDKSQDMVVGYGVYNIETTPDGRYALAANTGIGGDGHSDTISVIDARANPPRVVDNVNVGDGPEGFAIAPNGRHAVAVLLRGSAAVHSSWSYSRNGSARLIRIGPNGRLTPLNDVPAGALPEGIAFSPDSRYVFIGNYIDRNLQVFRINGDRLVDTGVKLALPGQPASIRGRP; encoded by the coding sequence ATGAAAAGAAGCTTGCTCGGCCTCGCGCTGACGCTCCTCGTCGCGACGGGAGCCTTGGCGCAGGGCAACTACATCATCGTCGCCAATGACGAAAAGACCTTCTTCGAGGCCAACGGAACGCGCAACGGCGAGCCCGGCAAGGACACGGTGACGATCGTCGACATCAGCCGGCCGCTCAACCCGCGCATCGTCACCAGCCTGCCGCTGATCAATTCCGTCTTCGGCCCGCCGACCAATCTGCAGATCACCCCCGACGGACGCCTCGCGCTGGTCGCCAATCCCGTCGTGATGAACCAGGACGGCGCCAACTGGCGCGCCGCCCCCGACAACAGGCTGCACGTCATCGACCTCACCGCCAATCCGCCGAAGCTCGTCGAGACGATCACGGTCGGCCGCCAGCCCTCGGGAATGGCGATCTCGCGCCGGGGCGATCTCGCGCTCGTCGCCAACCGCAACGGCAAGAGCGTCTCGGTGCTCACCATATCCGGCACCACGGTGCGCCAGATCGCCGAGATTCCCATGGAGGACGAGGTGGCGGCGGTCGCCATCACCCCCGACGGCCGGCGCGCCTTCGTGGCCAAGAACGCCGCCCACAAGGTGGCCGTGCTGGCGATCGACGGCACCACCGTCACCTATGACAAGAGCCAGGACATGGTCGTCGGCTACGGCGTCTACAATATCGAGACGACGCCGGACGGACGCTATGCGCTCGCCGCCAATACCGGCATCGGCGGCGACGGTCATTCCGACACGATCAGCGTGATCGACGCCCGGGCCAATCCGCCGCGCGTCGTCGACAACGTCAATGTCGGCGACGGGCCGGAGGGTTTCGCGATCGCCCCGAACGGCCGCCACGCGGTCGCGGTGCTGCTGCGCGGTTCGGCCGCCGTGCATTCGTCCTGGTCCTACAGCCGCAACGGCTCGGCACGGCTGATCCGCATCGGACCGAACGGCCGGCTGACGCCGCTCAACGATGTGCCGGCGGGCGCGCTGCCGGAGGGCATCGCCTTCAGTCCCGACAGCCGCTACGTCTTCATCGGCAACTATATCGACCGCAACCTGCAGGTCTTCCGGATCAACGGCGACCGCCTGGTCGACACCGGCGTGAAGCTCGCCCTGCCGGGACAGCCCGCCTCGATCCGCGGCCGGCCCTGA
- the lysC gene encoding Aspartokinase has translation MSRLVMKFGGTSVANVDRIKNVARHVKREVEAGHQVAVVVSAMSGKTNELVAWCKEAAGLYEQAEYDTVVASGEQVTSGLLAIVLNSMGIKARSWQGWQIPILTDSAHAVARIADIPSANLDAAFAEGQVAVISGFQGIHAETGRITTLGRGGSDTSAVAIAAAIKAERCDIYTDVDGVYTTDPRIVPKARRLDKVGFEEMLEMASLGSKVLQVRSVELSMIHGVRTYVRSSFDNPDQPQLGTLICDEEEIVEKQVVTGIAFSKDEAQVSIRSVADKPGVAAAIFGPLADANINVDMIVQNVSSDGATTDITFTCPGADLERAQKVLLDVRETIGYTALETASDVVKVSCIGVGMRSHAGVAARAFQALAEKGINIRAITTSEIKFSVLIDAAYTELAARTLHSLYGLDKAG, from the coding sequence ATGTCCCGTCTCGTGATGAAGTTCGGCGGTACCTCCGTCGCCAATGTCGACCGGATCAAGAACGTTGCCCGCCATGTCAAACGCGAGGTCGAGGCCGGTCATCAGGTGGCGGTGGTGGTCTCGGCCATGTCGGGCAAGACCAACGAGCTGGTGGCCTGGTGCAAGGAGGCGGCGGGGCTCTACGAGCAGGCCGAATACGATACCGTGGTCGCCTCCGGCGAACAGGTCACCTCGGGTCTGCTCGCCATCGTGCTCAATTCCATGGGCATCAAGGCACGGTCGTGGCAGGGCTGGCAGATCCCGATCCTCACCGATTCCGCCCATGCCGTGGCGCGCATCGCCGACATTCCCTCGGCCAATCTCGACGCCGCCTTTGCCGAGGGGCAGGTCGCGGTGATCTCGGGCTTCCAGGGCATCCACGCGGAGACCGGCCGCATCACCACGCTCGGGCGCGGCGGTTCCGACACCTCGGCGGTGGCGATCGCCGCGGCGATCAAGGCCGAGCGCTGCGACATCTATACCGATGTCGACGGCGTCTATACGACCGATCCGCGCATCGTTCCGAAGGCGCGCCGCCTCGACAAGGTCGGCTTCGAGGAGATGCTGGAAATGGCATCGCTCGGGTCCAAGGTCCTGCAGGTCCGCTCGGTCGAGCTCTCGATGATTCACGGCGTGCGCACCTATGTCCGCTCGTCTTTCGACAATCCGGACCAGCCGCAGCTCGGCACTCTCATTTGCGACGAGGAGGAAATCGTGGAAAAGCAGGTCGTCACGGGCATTGCCTTCTCGAAGGACGAGGCCCAGGTGAGCATCCGGTCGGTCGCCGACAAGCCGGGCGTCGCCGCGGCGATCTTCGGCCCGCTGGCGGACGCCAATATCAATGTCGACATGATCGTGCAGAACGTCTCGTCGGACGGCGCGACCACCGACATCACCTTCACCTGCCCGGGCGCGGATCTCGAACGCGCCCAGAAGGTGCTGCTCGATGTGCGCGAGACGATCGGCTACACGGCGCTGGAGACCGCCTCCGACGTGGTCAAGGTGTCGTGCATCGGGGTCGGCATGCGCAGCCATGCCGGCGTTGCGGCGCGGGCGTTCCAGGCGCTCGCCGAAAAGGGCATCAACATCCGCGCCATCACCACCTCCGAGATCAAGTTCTCGGTGCTGATCGACGCGGCCTATACCGAGCTTGCCGCCCGCACGCTCCATTCGCTCTACGGCCTCGACAAGGCGGGCTGA
- a CDS encoding ChaC-like protein → MPLPMTGEKGDLWVFGYGSLMWRPGFDFVERAQARLIGLHRALCVFSHVHRGTPERPGLVLGLDRGGACRGIAFRVAAANRAATIQYLREREQVTSVYLEVERVVTLQQPGEPRVRAITYIADRGHAQYAGRLKPDEQLHLVRQGHGHSGANRDYVKNTVAAIEEQGFRDANLHWLASQL, encoded by the coding sequence ATGCCGCTCCCGATGACCGGTGAAAAAGGCGATCTTTGGGTCTTCGGCTACGGCTCGTTGATGTGGCGCCCGGGTTTCGACTTCGTCGAACGGGCGCAGGCGCGGCTGATCGGCCTGCATCGGGCCCTGTGCGTCTTCTCCCATGTCCATCGCGGCACGCCGGAACGGCCGGGACTGGTGCTCGGCCTCGACCGGGGCGGCGCCTGCCGCGGCATCGCCTTCCGCGTCGCCGCGGCGAATCGGGCCGCCACCATCCAGTATCTGCGCGAGCGCGAGCAGGTGACCTCGGTCTATCTGGAGGTGGAGCGCGTCGTCACGCTGCAGCAGCCCGGCGAGCCGCGGGTCCGCGCGATCACCTATATCGCCGACCGCGGCCATGCCCAGTATGCCGGCCGCCTCAAGCCCGACGAGCAGCTCCATCTCGTGCGGCAGGGGCACGGCCACTCTGGCGCCAACCGGGACTACGTCAAGAACACGGTGGCGGCGATCGAGGAGCAGGGGTTCCGCGACGCGAACCTGCATTGGCTCGCGTCGCAGCTCTGA
- the cspA_3 gene encoding Cold shock protein CspA yields MHTERLTGMSMTGIVKFFNTEKGYGFIKPDDGGKDIFVHISAVQRSGLATLAEGQKLEYELEPDKRGKGPKAVNLAIRA; encoded by the coding sequence GTGCATACGGAAAGGCTGACCGGCATGTCGATGACGGGGATCGTCAAATTTTTCAACACCGAGAAGGGCTACGGCTTCATCAAGCCTGACGACGGAGGCAAGGACATTTTTGTCCATATCTCGGCCGTCCAGCGCTCAGGGCTCGCCACGCTGGCCGAGGGCCAGAAGCTGGAATACGAGCTCGAACCGGATAAGCGCGGCAAAGGACCGAAAGCGGTCAACCTCGCCATCCGTGCCTGA
- the prfA gene encoding Peptide chain release factor 1: MLPIAKLDTLVTRHAVIEAELSGGVDGDRYVALSREFSELDPVVGAVKAYRAALAERDDLDQMMADPATDAEMADLARVERDALEARIATLEADLRIALLPKDAADAKNVILEIRAGTGGDEASLFAGDLYRMYERFAALQGWTVETISASEGTVGGYKEIVAEVRGAGAYAKLKFESGVHRVQRVPATESGGRIHTSAATVAVLPEAEDVDVALNDDDLRIDTMRAGGAGGQHVNKTESAVRITHVPTGTVVLVQDERSQHKNKARALAILRSRLFDEERRRQAAGRAADRRLQVGSGDRSERIRTYNFPQGRVTDHRIELTLYKLPEIIAGTALGEIIDALVADHQASLLALENAA; this comes from the coding sequence ATGCTGCCGATCGCGAAGCTCGATACGCTGGTGACGCGCCATGCCGTCATCGAGGCGGAACTGTCCGGAGGCGTCGACGGCGACCGCTACGTGGCGCTGTCGCGCGAATTTTCCGAGCTCGATCCGGTGGTCGGCGCGGTCAAGGCCTATCGCGCGGCACTGGCCGAGCGCGACGACCTCGACCAGATGATGGCCGACCCCGCGACCGATGCCGAGATGGCCGATCTCGCGCGCGTCGAACGCGACGCGCTGGAAGCGCGCATCGCGACGCTGGAGGCCGATCTCCGCATCGCCCTGCTGCCCAAGGATGCGGCGGACGCCAAGAACGTCATTCTCGAAATCCGTGCCGGCACCGGCGGCGACGAAGCCTCGCTGTTCGCGGGCGACCTCTACCGCATGTACGAGCGCTTCGCCGCCCTGCAGGGCTGGACGGTCGAGACCATCTCGGCCAGCGAAGGCACGGTCGGCGGCTACAAGGAAATCGTCGCCGAAGTGCGCGGCGCCGGCGCCTATGCCAAGCTGAAATTCGAGAGCGGCGTGCACCGCGTGCAGCGCGTGCCGGCGACCGAGTCGGGCGGGCGCATCCATACCTCGGCCGCGACCGTCGCGGTCCTGCCCGAAGCCGAGGATGTCGATGTCGCGCTCAACGACGACGATCTGCGCATCGACACGATGCGCGCCGGCGGCGCCGGCGGCCAGCACGTCAACAAGACCGAGTCGGCTGTGCGCATCACCCATGTTCCGACCGGCACGGTGGTGCTGGTCCAGGACGAGCGGTCGCAGCACAAGAACAAGGCTCGTGCACTCGCCATTCTGCGCTCGCGCCTGTTCGACGAGGAGCGGCGACGCCAGGCCGCCGGCCGCGCCGCCGATCGGCGGCTGCAGGTCGGCTCGGGCGATCGTTCGGAGCGCATCCGCACCTACAATTTTCCGCAAGGACGGGTCACCGATCACCGTATCGAGCTGACCCTCTACAAGCTGCCGGAGATCATCGCCGGCACGGCGCTGGGCGAGATCATCGACGCGCTGGTGGCCGACCATCAGGCGAGCCTGCTCGCGCTCGAGAACGCGGCTTGA
- the ubiG_1 gene encoding Ubiquinone biosynthesis O-methyltransferase: MAATSLDQAEVEKFSQLAAEWWNPTGKMAVLHKFNPVRLRYVRDHAVAAFDRDPKAMRPLAGLRLLDIGCGGGLIAEPLARMGADVVGIDPARTNVETARIHAAQSGLAVDYRNTTAEALAEAGERFDIVLAMEVVEHVADVALFTRTCCDLVRPGGLLVMATINRTMASFGLAIVGAEYVLGWLPRGTHDWNKFVTPRELETAIAAGGLRVFDDRGVWYNLLAGRWEETRSLDVNYMMAARKAA; the protein is encoded by the coding sequence ATGGCGGCCACGAGCCTCGACCAGGCGGAAGTCGAAAAATTCTCCCAGCTGGCTGCGGAATGGTGGAATCCGACCGGCAAGATGGCGGTGCTGCACAAGTTCAACCCGGTGCGGCTGCGTTATGTCCGGGACCACGCCGTCGCAGCCTTCGACCGCGATCCGAAGGCGATGCGGCCGCTCGCCGGCCTGCGGCTGCTCGACATCGGCTGCGGCGGCGGGTTGATCGCCGAGCCGCTCGCGCGCATGGGCGCCGACGTGGTCGGCATCGACCCGGCCCGCACCAATGTCGAGACGGCGCGCATCCACGCCGCCCAGTCCGGCCTTGCGGTGGACTATCGCAACACCACGGCCGAGGCGCTGGCCGAGGCCGGCGAGCGCTTCGACATCGTGCTGGCCATGGAGGTGGTCGAGCATGTCGCCGACGTCGCGCTGTTCACCCGCACCTGCTGCGACCTCGTCCGTCCAGGCGGGCTGCTCGTCATGGCCACCATCAATCGCACCATGGCCAGTTTCGGCCTCGCCATCGTCGGCGCCGAATATGTGCTGGGCTGGCTGCCGCGCGGCACCCACGACTGGAACAAGTTCGTCACCCCGCGCGAACTCGAGACGGCCATCGCCGCGGGCGGGCTGCGCGTCTTCGACGATCGCGGCGTCTGGTACAATCTTCTCGCCGGCCGCTGGGAGGAGACCCGCAGCCTCGACGTCAACTACATGATGGCGGCGCGCAAAGCGGCATGA